From the Xiphophorus maculatus strain JP 163 A chromosome 20, X_maculatus-5.0-male, whole genome shotgun sequence genome, one window contains:
- the mmp19 gene encoding matrix metalloproteinase-19, which translates to MMDGSGLLLLQPLLLLLLLLSLRAALCEVEWTELNEAEAYLKQYGYLNDPADPQDPSYLEEVIEALRVFQGVNELPPTGELDEATLGVMRQPRCGLEDPFNKKLHKYKVMGRWRRKRLTYRIHNYTPDMVRSEVRKALRSAFKYWSDAADLTFTEIDFGRADIKISFHKKDGFCPVPFDGRGHVLAHAESPESGIVHFDEDEFWTEASYYGTNLRIVAAHEIGHALGLGHSQFRSALMAPVYAGYRINFRLHSDDVNGIQTLYGKPISTITSSTPTLGSPVESSSIPDPCTADLDAIMLGPWDKTFAFSGDYVWTISDMGHNSPIRINRLWWELPGSLNAAVHSQRTNKTYFFKGSKVWRYTRFMLDYGYPKQVKRVPPNVDAALYLQINQKLVFIKGSDHWQFDEVKPNFSFYPKPLSKLVSGLPSSPDAAFTWNNGKIFFFKGDNYWRVNEQLKVDSWYPQSKAKRWMGC; encoded by the exons ATGATGGACGGATCAGgactcctgctgctgcagccgctgctgctgctgctgctgctgctcagcctCAGAGCTGCACTGTGTGAGGTGGAGTGGACAGAGCTAAACGAAGCAGAG GCGTATTTAAAGCAGTACGGCTACTTAAATGACCCAGCTGACCCACAGGACCCTTCTTACCTGGAGGAGGTCATTGAAGCACTGAG AGTCTTCCAGGGGGTGAATGAGCTGCCCCCTACTGGAGAGTTAGATGAAGCCACGCTTGGAGTGATGAGGCAGCCCCGCTGCGGCTTGGAGGATCCGTTCAACAAGAAGTTACACAAGTACAAAGTGATGG GTCgttggaggaggaagagactCACCTACCGCATCCACAACTACACACCTGACATGGTGAGGTCGGAGGTCAGGAAGGCCCTCCGCTCTGCCTTTAAGTACTGGAGCGATGCGGCTGATCTGACGTTCACAGAGATCGACTTTGGCAGAGCAGACATCAAGATCTCTTTTCATAAGAAAGATGGCTTCTGCCCAGTCCCGTTTGACGGCCGGG GTCACGTGCTGGCTCATGCTGAGTCACCAGAATCTGGGATCGTCCATTTTGATGAAGACGAGTTCTGGACGGAGGCATCATACTACGGCACTAACCTGCGTATCGTGGCTGCCCATGAAATAGGACACGCTCTGGGACTGGGTCACTCCCAGTTCAGGAGCGCTCTGATGGCACCAGTTTATGCCGGTTATCGCATCAACTTCAGGCTGCATTCAGACGATGTTAACGGCATTCAGACACTTTACG GCAAACCCATCAGCACCATAACGTCCAGTACACCGACCCTGGGCAGCCCGGTGGAGAGCAGCTCCATACCGGACCCCTGCACTGCGGACCTGGACGCCATCATGTTGG GACCGTGGGACAAAACCTTCGCCTTTAGTGGGGACTATGTGTGGACTATCTCTGATATGGGCCACAACAGTCCAATAAGGATCAACAGACTGTGGTGGGAACTCCCGGGAAGCCTGAACGCTGCTGTCCACTCACAGAGAACCAACAAGACGTACTTTTTTAAAG GCAGTAAAGTGTGGAGGTACACGAGGTTCATGCTTGACTACGGCTACCCCAAACAGGTCAAACGCGTCCCGCCTAACGTCGACGCAGCCTTATACCTGCAGATTAACCAGAAGCTTGTTTTCATAAAG GGATCGGACCACTGGCAGTTTGATGAGGTGAAACCCAATTTTTCTTTCTACCCTAAGCCGCTGAGCAAGCTCGTTAGCGGGTTGCCGTCCTCTCCGGACGCAGCCTTCACCTGGAACAACGGaaagatctttttcttcaagGGCGACAACTACTGGAGAGTGAACGAGCAGCTGAAAGTGGACAGCTGGTACCCGCAGAGCAAGGCGAAGCGATGGATGGGATGCTAG
- the LOC102232881 gene encoding transmembrane protein 198-like isoform X1, which translates to MADPTGLSPEVGGAGVAEVNACSLEIERKYDIIPTIICSMCCLFGIIYCFFGYRCFKAVMFLSGLMFGSVIIFLLCHKEHILDTQLSVEASAGIGLGIGLLCGLVTMLVRSVGLFMTGLLLGLLLALAGLLVTHQFYTPTTLWVPLGTLLGTGMLFAVLTLQWQKAFTMLSTAVFGAAIMTVCADYFVEMLALANHVYDCLRLTPGPALCWYSWVILGIWPALSLIGVLIQWKMTGDSFSHTEVVISRRQKRVQLMRIREKDAKKRQQAGGQEGTYRRKATPVKRYAGDLLAPSYLQSLRDRQMGTGTSLSSLGTTNPTMVDMDCETGSMVPLTATTPVVRV; encoded by the exons ATGGCTGATCCCACTGGGCTGAGCCCCGAGGTCGGGGGGGCAGGTGTGGCCGAGGTCAACGCCTGTAGTTTGGAAATTGAGCGAAAATATGACATCATCCCTACCATCATCTGCTCCATGTGTTGCCTTTTTGGCATCATCTACTGTTTCTTTG GTTACCGCTGTTTCAAGGCCGTCATGTTCCTGTCCGGTCTCATGTTCGGCTCGGTCATCATCTTCCTGCTGTGCCACAAGGAGCACATTCTGGACACTCAGCTGAGCGTGGAGGCCAGCGCAGGCATCGGCCTCGGCATCGGCCTGCTATGCGGCCTGGTCACCATGCTGGTGCGAAGCGTCGGCCTCTTCATGACCGGCCTGCTGCTGGGACTCCTGCTGGCTCTGGCCGGCCTGCTGGTCACTCACCAGTTCTACACGCCGACCACGCTCTGGGTGCCTCTGGGCACGCTGCTGGGCACCGGCATGCTGTTTGCTGTGCTGACGCTGCAGTGGCAGAAGGCCTTCACCATGCTCTCCACGGCCGTGTTCGGAGCTGCTATCATGACCGTGTGCGCCGATTACTTTGTGGAGATGCTGGCTCTTGCCAATCACGTATATGACTGCTTGCGCCTCACGCCCGGGCCGGCGCTGTGCTGGTACAGCTGGGTCATTCTGGGCATCTGGCCCGCCCTCAGCCTCATAGGAGTACTGATCCAGTGGAAGATGACGGGTGACAGCTTCTCACACACTGAGG TTGTCATCAGCCGGAGACAGAAGCGGGTTCAGCTGATGCGGATTCGAGAGAAGGACGCCAAGAAGCGACAGCAGGCAGGTGGGCAGGAAGGCACATACCGCCGTAAAGCCACCCCAGTGAAACGCTACGCTGGGGATCTACTGGCACCG AGCTACCTGCAAAGTCTGCGAGATCGGCAGATGGGAACAGGTACTTCCCTTAGCAGCCTCGGCACCACCAACCCGACCATGGTCGACATGGACTGCGAGACCGGATCCATGGTTCCCCTCACAGCCACGACTCCAGTCGTCAGGGTCTGA
- the LOC102232881 gene encoding transmembrane protein 198-like isoform X2 translates to MADPTGLSPEVGGAGVAEVNACSLEIERKYDIIPTIICSMCCLFGIIYCFFGYRCFKAVMFLSGLMFGSVIIFLLCHKEHILDTQLSVEASAGIGLGIGLLCGLVTMLVRSVGLFMTGLLLGLLLALAGLLVTHQFYTPTTLWVPLGTLLGTGMLFAVLTLQWQKAFTMLSTAVFGAAIMTVCADYFVEMLALANHVYDCLRLTPGPALCWYSWVILGIWPALSLIGVLIQWKMTGDSFSHTEVVISRRQKRVQLMRIREKDAKKRQQAELPAKSARSADGNRYFP, encoded by the exons ATGGCTGATCCCACTGGGCTGAGCCCCGAGGTCGGGGGGGCAGGTGTGGCCGAGGTCAACGCCTGTAGTTTGGAAATTGAGCGAAAATATGACATCATCCCTACCATCATCTGCTCCATGTGTTGCCTTTTTGGCATCATCTACTGTTTCTTTG GTTACCGCTGTTTCAAGGCCGTCATGTTCCTGTCCGGTCTCATGTTCGGCTCGGTCATCATCTTCCTGCTGTGCCACAAGGAGCACATTCTGGACACTCAGCTGAGCGTGGAGGCCAGCGCAGGCATCGGCCTCGGCATCGGCCTGCTATGCGGCCTGGTCACCATGCTGGTGCGAAGCGTCGGCCTCTTCATGACCGGCCTGCTGCTGGGACTCCTGCTGGCTCTGGCCGGCCTGCTGGTCACTCACCAGTTCTACACGCCGACCACGCTCTGGGTGCCTCTGGGCACGCTGCTGGGCACCGGCATGCTGTTTGCTGTGCTGACGCTGCAGTGGCAGAAGGCCTTCACCATGCTCTCCACGGCCGTGTTCGGAGCTGCTATCATGACCGTGTGCGCCGATTACTTTGTGGAGATGCTGGCTCTTGCCAATCACGTATATGACTGCTTGCGCCTCACGCCCGGGCCGGCGCTGTGCTGGTACAGCTGGGTCATTCTGGGCATCTGGCCCGCCCTCAGCCTCATAGGAGTACTGATCCAGTGGAAGATGACGGGTGACAGCTTCTCACACACTGAGG TTGTCATCAGCCGGAGACAGAAGCGGGTTCAGCTGATGCGGATTCGAGAGAAGGACGCCAAGAAGCGACAGCAGGCAG AGCTACCTGCAAAGTCTGCGAGATCGGCAGATGGGAACAGGTACTTCCCTTAG